In Lentilitoribacter sp. Alg239-R112, the following proteins share a genomic window:
- a CDS encoding endonuclease/exonuclease/phosphatase family protein, giving the protein MVLRIATFNAENLLSRFDFSGFERDHRQDRVNQLYDPKDKEQYKQMEIARIVSLTDDTRQLTALAIADTDADIVCLQEVEDIDTLSAFERGYLYKMVGEGYRQKYLAEGNDRRGIDVGVMMREQTRDGQDIEFVRMQSHAHVTYEDFDLFTEELSERYNPKDRIFKRDCLEIDVLVGGKPLTIYVVHFKSMGSSRNGLDGKTYTMPVRAAEAKAVRKIIEKRFGKGKTDSKRFIICGDMNDYDERVVVTGDRRTGYDFKVEHEKHSAIDVFLSDGFTENVMLRRNELDRWTVYHTRGPDVQHLCQLDYILLSPALAKSSASIKPDIIRAGQPWRTVFPDGQDVERYPRVGWDRPKASDHCPLAMSINIV; this is encoded by the coding sequence ATGGTATTGAGAATAGCGACGTTTAACGCTGAAAATCTATTAAGTCGTTTTGATTTTTCCGGTTTCGAACGAGATCATCGTCAAGATCGTGTCAATCAATTGTATGATCCGAAAGACAAAGAACAATATAAGCAGATGGAGATTGCTCGGATTGTTTCTCTAACAGATGATACACGACAACTCACTGCGCTTGCTATAGCAGATACTGACGCTGACATTGTCTGCCTGCAAGAAGTTGAAGATATCGATACATTGAGTGCATTTGAGCGTGGCTATCTCTATAAGATGGTTGGTGAAGGTTATCGCCAGAAATACCTAGCGGAAGGCAATGACCGTCGGGGCATCGATGTTGGTGTTATGATGCGCGAGCAAACCAGAGACGGGCAGGACATAGAATTTGTACGTATGCAAAGCCATGCCCATGTAACCTATGAAGATTTTGATCTATTTACCGAAGAATTGTCAGAAAGATATAATCCTAAGGATCGCATTTTTAAACGTGATTGCCTAGAGATTGACGTGCTAGTTGGTGGTAAACCGTTGACCATTTATGTCGTCCATTTTAAATCAATGGGATCTTCACGAAATGGGTTGGATGGAAAAACCTATACGATGCCAGTGAGGGCGGCGGAGGCAAAGGCAGTTCGCAAAATCATTGAAAAGCGTTTTGGTAAGGGGAAGACTGACAGTAAACGCTTTATCATTTGTGGGGACATGAATGACTACGATGAGCGTGTTGTCGTAACTGGTGATCGAAGAACAGGTTATGATTTTAAGGTTGAGCACGAAAAACACAGTGCAATAGATGTTTTTCTATCTGATGGTTTTACAGAAAATGTAATGCTACGTAGAAATGAATTGGACCGTTGGACAGTTTACCATACACGTGGACCAGATGTGCAGCATTTGTGTCAACTTGATTACATTTTATTATCTCCAGCCCTCGCAAAATCGTCTGCAAGCATAAAGCCGGATATAATTCGCGCCGGCCAGCCTTGGCGTACAGTATTTCCCGATGGGCAGGACGTAGAGCGTTATCCACGTGTCGGTTGGGATAGGCCGAAAGCTTCGGATCATTGTCCTTTAGCGATGTCGATCAATATAGTGTAA
- a CDS encoding PLP-dependent aminotransferase family protein yields the protein MNISDLFANRMKNMQASEIRELLKILDQDDIISFAGGIPDPTLFPKKRFESAFSKILSGKNAEQSLQYSVSEGYLPLRHWLVEYMAKLNVDCDVDNILITSGSQQALDYLGKMFLSKDDVAVVDNPTYLGALQAFRPYEPEFEPLQIEQKRNGRAKFIYTVPDFANPTGVTLSEQERRRILESAEISDSIIIEDAPYKALRYSGSDQTSILALEMEDGKPVDDARTVFCGSFSKTLSPGLRVGWVCASKEIIEKLVLIKQAADLHSPTINQMAVHEVVQHDFNEHVEGLKLVYCQKRDAMLGALDVNMPNGVSWTKPEGGMFIWLKLPATMDATKLLKHALHKHKIAFVPGHAFHANGEGINTLRLNFSHPSIENIQTGIAELGQCISNFT from the coding sequence ATGAATATATCAGACCTATTCGCAAATCGCATGAAGAATATGCAAGCTTCAGAAATTCGTGAACTTTTGAAAATTTTGGATCAAGATGATATTATTTCTTTTGCAGGCGGGATTCCTGATCCAACATTGTTTCCCAAGAAGCGATTTGAAAGTGCTTTTAGCAAAATTCTTAGTGGCAAGAATGCAGAACAAAGCCTGCAATATTCGGTTAGCGAAGGGTATTTGCCACTGAGACATTGGCTTGTTGAGTATATGGCGAAGCTGAATGTTGATTGTGATGTCGATAATATTCTCATAACGTCGGGATCGCAGCAGGCATTAGATTATCTTGGAAAAATGTTTCTCTCTAAGGATGATGTAGCCGTTGTCGATAATCCGACATATCTTGGAGCATTGCAGGCATTTAGGCCTTATGAGCCTGAATTCGAACCGCTTCAAATCGAGCAAAAACGGAATGGGCGAGCAAAGTTTATTTATACTGTGCCTGATTTTGCAAACCCAACGGGAGTTACACTAAGTGAACAGGAGCGGCGCAGAATTCTTGAGAGTGCCGAGATATCAGATTCAATTATTATCGAGGATGCACCCTATAAGGCCTTACGTTATTCTGGATCAGACCAAACCTCTATTTTGGCGTTGGAAATGGAAGATGGGAAACCTGTCGATGATGCGCGAACGGTATTTTGCGGAAGTTTTTCGAAGACTCTCAGTCCGGGTTTACGAGTAGGGTGGGTCTGCGCATCAAAGGAAATCATCGAAAAGCTGGTGCTCATAAAACAGGCTGCGGATCTACATTCGCCAACAATAAATCAGATGGCCGTTCATGAGGTCGTGCAACATGATTTTAATGAACATGTTGAAGGTCTCAAGTTGGTTTATTGCCAAAAACGTGATGCCATGTTGGGCGCGTTGGATGTAAATATGCCAAACGGCGTAAGTTGGACAAAACCAGAGGGCGGTATGTTCATTTGGCTGAAATTGCCAGCGACAATGGATGCGACAAAGCTGCTAAAACATGCATTGCATAAGCACAAAATCGCATTTGTGCCGGGGCATGCATTTCATGCAAATGGAGAGGGAATAAATACATTGCGGCTAAATTTTTCGCATCCAAGTATTGAGAATATCCAAACGGGAATAGCTGAACTTGGTCAATGTATATCAAACTTCACTTGA
- a CDS encoding LysE family transporter: MITFIIAVFLLLTTPGPGVLTLAGVGSAYGYRHGFRYLIGLLIGQNIVAIAVATGLAAILLAAPIIRNILLVLSVSYMFFLAYKIAFSGSKIAFIGASKSPGIRGGIILQIINPKAYVVNTSLFTGFSIWPDSFTTEITFKFFALNLIWLCIHILWLAMGVTIHRLSLSARIQHFINISMAIALIAVVGLALWAQFYAN, from the coding sequence TTGATTACGTTTATAATTGCAGTGTTTCTTCTTCTAACCACACCAGGTCCCGGTGTTTTGACGCTCGCCGGCGTTGGTTCAGCATATGGCTACAGACATGGCTTTCGATATCTAATCGGTCTGCTTATCGGTCAAAACATTGTTGCCATTGCAGTTGCTACAGGTCTAGCGGCCATATTGCTAGCAGCGCCAATCATTCGAAATATTCTACTCGTTTTATCCGTATCTTATATGTTCTTTTTAGCATATAAGATTGCATTCTCAGGTTCAAAAATTGCATTTATTGGCGCCAGCAAATCACCTGGAATACGCGGCGGCATTATTCTGCAAATCATCAATCCCAAAGCTTATGTCGTTAATACAAGCCTATTTACGGGCTTCTCAATTTGGCCTGATAGTTTCACTACAGAGATTACATTCAAATTCTTTGCATTAAATCTAATTTGGCTATGTATCCACATATTGTGGTTAGCTATGGGGGTAACGATACATAGGCTTAGTTTATCCGCGAGAATTCAGCATTTTATCAATATAAGCATGGCCATAGCGCTCATAGCCGTTGTAGGGTTAGCATTATGGGCACAATTCTACGCCAACTAA
- the sthA gene encoding Si-specific NAD(P)(+) transhydrogenase produces the protein MDHHDLIVIGSGPAGRRAAIQAAKLGKSVCVVEKGRRVGGVSVHTGTIPSKTLRETALNLSGWRERGFYGRAYRVKENLSADDLRERLHITLNHEVEVLEHQFARNHVDTIKGEARFIEEKKISVHGEDGEISELAADKFLLTVGTKPFRPKDYPFDGKTFLDSDEILDLVNLPRSIAIIGAGVIGVEYATIFNALDVHVTLIEPRDSMLDFVDKELISDFTYQLRDRGMILRFGKKVEKVKKLDGAGCQIDMEDGRSIKSDMVLFAAGRMGATDSLGLENCGIECDHRGRISVNANTFETSVNGIYAAGDVIGFPSLASTSMEQGRIAACHAFGEKAHEPPEYFPYGIYAVPEISTIGMTEEEVNERNIPYECGIARFRETSRGHIMGLETGMLKMIFSLKTRRLLGCHIVGEGATELIHVGQAVINLGGTLEYFVENTFNYPTLAEAYKIAALDAWNKMPH, from the coding sequence TTGGATCATCATGACCTTATTGTTATCGGCAGCGGGCCAGCTGGGCGCCGTGCGGCAATTCAAGCCGCTAAACTGGGGAAATCAGTCTGTGTTGTTGAAAAAGGCAGACGAGTGGGTGGCGTTTCAGTTCATACTGGTACAATTCCATCAAAAACTCTACGAGAAACCGCGCTGAATTTAAGCGGGTGGCGAGAGCGCGGTTTTTATGGTCGTGCATATCGTGTGAAGGAAAACCTTTCGGCTGATGATTTGCGCGAGCGTCTGCATATTACGCTTAATCACGAAGTTGAGGTGCTTGAGCATCAATTCGCACGAAACCACGTGGATACAATCAAAGGTGAAGCAAGGTTTATTGAAGAAAAAAAGATCTCGGTGCATGGAGAGGATGGCGAAATTAGTGAACTTGCAGCCGATAAATTTCTTCTCACAGTAGGAACAAAACCATTTCGGCCAAAAGACTATCCTTTCGATGGTAAAACATTCTTGGATAGTGATGAGATTTTGGATTTGGTGAACCTGCCGCGTAGTATCGCCATTATTGGTGCAGGCGTGATTGGTGTTGAATATGCGACTATTTTTAATGCGCTGGATGTGCATGTTACCTTGATTGAGCCGAGGGACTCTATGCTCGATTTTGTCGATAAAGAACTAATCAGCGATTTTACTTATCAGTTGCGTGATCGCGGAATGATTCTACGATTTGGCAAGAAAGTTGAAAAAGTGAAGAAACTCGATGGAGCTGGATGTCAGATTGACATGGAAGATGGACGCTCAATTAAGTCGGATATGGTGTTATTTGCTGCCGGCCGGATGGGTGCAACAGATAGTCTAGGTTTGGAAAATTGTGGGATTGAGTGCGATCATCGCGGGCGTATTTCCGTTAATGCAAATACCTTTGAAACAAGTGTTAATGGCATATATGCCGCTGGTGATGTTATCGGGTTTCCTAGTTTGGCTTCGACGTCAATGGAGCAGGGTCGAATTGCTGCGTGCCATGCGTTTGGAGAAAAGGCGCATGAACCGCCAGAATATTTCCCTTATGGTATTTACGCTGTGCCCGAAATTTCGACTATTGGCATGACGGAAGAAGAAGTTAACGAACGTAATATTCCCTATGAGTGTGGCATAGCGCGTTTTCGTGAGACATCGCGCGGACATATTATGGGTCTGGAAACAGGCATGTTAAAAATGATATTTTCATTGAAAACACGTCGATTGCTTGGTTGTCATATCGTGGGTGAGGGAGCTACAGAGCTAATCCATGTTGGTCAGGCGGTAATAAATCTTGGTGGCACGCTTGAATATTTTGTTGAAAATACATTCAATTATCCGACGCTCGCAGAAGCTTACAAAATTGCCGCGCTGGATGCTTGGAATAAAATGCCACATTAG
- the ilvC gene encoding ketol-acid reductoisomerase, translated as MRVYYDADADLNLIKSKKVAIIGYGSQGRAHAMNLKDSGAEGIVIALREGSPTVKKAEADGFEVKSVADTAAWADFMMMAAPDELQADIYKDHIAANIRDGAVIAFAHGLNVHFGLIEPKSTVDVVMVAPKGPGHTVRGEYMKGGGVPCLIAVHHDASGNAHDLALSYACGVGGGRSGIIETNFREECETDLFGEQVVLCGGLVELIRAGFETLTEAGYAPEMAYFECLHEVKLIVDLIYEGGIANMNYSISNTAEWGEYVSGPRIITDETKAEMKRVLTDIQTGKFTSDWMQEYRAGGARFKGIRRLNDEHQIEEVGAKLRGMMPWIAKNQLVDKAKN; from the coding sequence ATGCGCGTTTATTATGATGCTGATGCGGATCTAAATCTCATCAAATCGAAAAAAGTTGCAATCATCGGTTACGGTTCACAAGGTCGTGCTCATGCTATGAACCTTAAAGATTCTGGCGCGGAAGGTATTGTTATTGCGCTTCGTGAAGGCTCTCCGACAGTGAAAAAAGCTGAAGCAGATGGTTTTGAAGTTAAATCAGTTGCAGACACAGCTGCTTGGGCTGACTTTATGATGATGGCGGCTCCTGATGAGCTTCAGGCCGATATCTATAAGGATCATATTGCGGCGAACATTCGCGATGGCGCTGTGATTGCGTTTGCCCATGGTCTTAATGTTCATTTCGGTCTTATTGAACCAAAATCAACAGTAGATGTTGTTATGGTTGCACCGAAGGGTCCTGGTCACACAGTGCGCGGCGAATACATGAAGGGCGGTGGCGTGCCATGCCTGATCGCTGTTCATCATGATGCTTCTGGTAATGCACATGATCTTGCATTGTCATATGCTTGTGGCGTTGGCGGTGGTCGTTCAGGCATCATTGAAACAAACTTCCGTGAAGAGTGTGAAACTGATCTATTCGGTGAGCAGGTTGTTCTTTGTGGTGGTCTTGTTGAATTGATCCGTGCTGGCTTTGAGACATTGACAGAAGCTGGTTATGCGCCTGAAATGGCATATTTCGAGTGCTTGCACGAAGTAAAACTCATTGTCGACCTTATCTATGAAGGTGGCATTGCAAACATGAACTACTCAATTTCCAACACTGCTGAGTGGGGCGAGTATGTTTCAGGTCCACGCATCATCACAGACGAAACAAAAGCTGAGATGAAACGTGTTCTAACTGATATTCAAACTGGTAAATTTACATCCGATTGGATGCAAGAATACCGTGCTGGTGGTGCCCGCTTTAAAGGTATCCGTCGCTTGAACGATGAACATCAGATCGAAGAAGTTGGCGCAAAACTTCGTGGTATGATGCCTTGGATTGCCAAAAATCAGTTGGTTGATAAAGCTAAAAACTAG
- a CDS encoding TetR/AcrR family transcriptional regulator: protein MLQTDHSGVQDYGQSELTIRQKEVLENALDLLVSGGGKALTTANIARASNCSKESLYKWFGDRNGLLAAMMTVQGSKVGAVLNNDVFKSTAAFKEYLVRFATELLTVLSGEISLALNRLAIGQASDEASQLGPLLMKNGRGLIEARAHAFLNSAKDKGFLKFAKVDETYRVLYGLIVSDFHVRLLLGDNNNMSADEIENTANQAVEQFYKLFGSIKS, encoded by the coding sequence ATGTTGCAAACTGATCATTCAGGTGTCCAAGATTATGGACAATCCGAACTGACAATACGTCAGAAAGAAGTGTTGGAAAACGCTCTGGATTTGCTTGTTTCCGGCGGCGGGAAGGCGTTGACGACTGCAAACATTGCGCGGGCTTCAAATTGTTCCAAAGAAAGTCTCTATAAGTGGTTTGGTGATCGCAATGGTTTGCTTGCTGCAATGATGACGGTTCAAGGCAGCAAAGTAGGAGCTGTTTTGAATAATGATGTTTTTAAAAGTACGGCTGCATTTAAAGAATATCTCGTACGTTTTGCAACCGAGTTGCTTACGGTTTTGTCGGGTGAAATTTCATTAGCATTAAATCGGCTTGCCATAGGGCAGGCGAGTGACGAGGCTTCTCAGCTTGGGCCGCTTTTGATGAAGAATGGTCGCGGATTGATTGAGGCGCGTGCACACGCATTTCTCAATTCGGCGAAGGATAAAGGCTTTTTAAAATTTGCGAAGGTCGATGAAACTTATCGAGTTTTATACGGGCTTATCGTTTCAGATTTTCATGTGCGTTTGTTGCTCGGCGATAACAATAATATGAGCGCAGATGAAATAGAGAATACTGCCAACCAAGCGGTTGAACAGTTTTACAAGTTGTTTGGCTCAATAAAGAGCTGA
- a CDS encoding (2Fe-2S)-binding protein: protein MIVCSCNIISKREIEEVIIELLQDDPWRLIVPGVVYHAMNARGKCCGCFPGVVDIIVATTQKFHEEQQTPSAEIICFMDKLKKHHDACETARMIARHRQLKTRKQA from the coding sequence ATGATTGTTTGTAGCTGCAATATTATTTCCAAACGAGAAATTGAAGAAGTCATAATTGAGCTTCTCCAAGATGACCCTTGGCGCCTAATTGTCCCCGGTGTTGTATACCATGCGATGAATGCACGTGGGAAATGCTGCGGATGCTTCCCTGGTGTTGTGGACATCATCGTCGCAACAACTCAAAAATTTCATGAAGAACAACAGACACCTTCAGCAGAGATTATTTGCTTCATGGATAAATTGAAAAAGCATCATGATGCCTGTGAAACAGCACGTATGATTGCTCGGCATCGTCAACTAAAGACCCGCAAACAAGCTTAG
- the bfr gene encoding bacterioferritin has product MKGSAKVIERLNEALFLELGAVNQYWLHYRLVDDWGFALLAKKEREESIEEMQHADKLIDRIIFLGGHPNMQTIAPLKIGQNIKEVLEADLEGEYGARKSYSESRKICEAEGDFVSMRLFDDLLADEEGHIDFLETQLELLENIGVEKYGQLNAEPANAAE; this is encoded by the coding sequence ATGAAGGGTAGCGCAAAAGTTATTGAACGATTGAATGAAGCTCTATTTTTAGAACTTGGAGCTGTAAACCAGTATTGGCTACATTATCGTCTAGTTGATGATTGGGGATTTGCTTTGCTTGCAAAGAAAGAACGCGAGGAGTCAATTGAAGAGATGCAACATGCTGACAAGCTGATCGACCGCATTATTTTTCTCGGTGGACACCCGAATATGCAAACCATAGCACCACTTAAAATTGGCCAAAACATCAAGGAAGTTTTAGAGGCTGATCTGGAAGGCGAATATGGTGCACGCAAATCCTACTCAGAATCTCGCAAAATATGCGAAGCTGAAGGTGATTTCGTTTCGATGCGTCTTTTCGATGATCTATTGGCCGATGAAGAAGGTCACATCGACTTCCTTGAAACTCAACTTGAGCTATTGGAAAATATTGGCGTTGAGAAATACGGCCAGCTAAATGCCGAACCAGCAAACGCTGCGGAATAA
- a CDS encoding pyridoxine 5'-phosphate synthase: MPAKLSVNLNAVALLRNRRDLPWPDVVGLGRIALNAGAHGLTVHPRPDQRHIRFSDLAPLRALIDDEFPDAELNIEGYPTGEFLELVEKHEPDQVTLVPDDPSQATSDHGWDFISNHNVLVPIITRLKTKQFRVSCFCDPDVDETQIIAASEAGSDRIELYTGPYGSTFDDSDAAENALADLSHTAGFAAKYGMDVNAGHDLTVANMPGLAGAVDNLLEVSIGNGLIADALEFGMEGTVKRFLSASGWPTT, from the coding sequence ATGCCTGCTAAATTATCTGTAAATTTGAATGCGGTCGCCTTGCTTCGAAATAGGCGTGATCTGCCTTGGCCAGACGTCGTTGGTTTAGGGCGTATTGCGTTAAATGCCGGGGCTCATGGTTTGACGGTACATCCAAGACCTGACCAGCGGCATATAAGGTTTTCAGATTTGGCCCCGCTACGTGCGCTTATTGATGATGAATTTCCCGATGCTGAATTGAACATTGAAGGCTACCCAACAGGTGAGTTTCTGGAGTTGGTCGAAAAACACGAGCCCGACCAGGTGACGCTTGTGCCAGATGATCCATCTCAAGCGACATCTGATCATGGATGGGACTTTATTTCAAACCACAATGTTTTGGTGCCGATAATAACGCGCTTAAAAACAAAGCAATTTCGCGTATCGTGTTTTTGCGACCCTGATGTTGATGAAACCCAAATTATTGCAGCTAGTGAAGCTGGTTCTGATCGGATTGAGCTTTATACTGGTCCCTATGGCAGTACTTTTGACGATTCGGATGCTGCGGAGAATGCTCTCGCTGATCTTTCTCATACGGCAGGTTTTGCAGCCAAATATGGGATGGATGTTAATGCGGGGCATGACTTAACCGTCGCAAATATGCCAGGATTGGCAGGTGCAGTTGATAATCTTTTAGAAGTTTCAATTGGAAATGGTTTAATTGCAGACGCACTTGAATTTGGGATGGAAGGAACCGTAAAGCGGTTTTTGTCTGCTAGTGGCTGGCCGACGACTTAG
- a CDS encoding chloride channel protein: MLFEITSKTIGLFSQWIRPNLSSFTTHRQPLIWMLGIIIGIGAAILVVLFNEFIGFVQYVWSGERSEIFLAKLKNVHFLVILLTPAAGGLIVGLLLQFVLKIHRAGSVADVMEARHVSGRKLSFREGVWSAIVTVISLGAGASAGREGPVIHLGASFASSLASKMKLPEKSSRTLLAAGAASAVSASFNAPIAGVLFAHEVILGHYSARSFVPIVLSSVSGTVISRLWLGEDTVFSIPSYEIISYFEFPAFFLLGMVCAFVAIIFQFSLFLADYSAKKLDLPLWIRPVLGGLALGIIGTYYPQILGIGYETTNDALWTRIPVMLMVVLITLKIFASALTYASRFGGGVFSPALYLGALTGGVFGITAAGILPEMASDPGLYAILGMGAVAATVIGAPISTTVIAFELTGGYTLSIALLLTIAVSHGINQAIHGRSFFHWQLELRGLDVRHGPYRAMLRNLWVSDIMIELDGSASGQGDDVLAEGDVLVLKPTDNFETALKLFDETGEMRLPVVGSNDHRKIIAWAEYTNAIDLINQSLIDVQEEEHQ, translated from the coding sequence TTGCTCTTTGAAATCACCAGTAAAACCATAGGGCTTTTTTCTCAGTGGATACGGCCTAACTTATCCAGCTTTACAACACATCGACAGCCTCTAATTTGGATGCTTGGCATTATAATCGGTATTGGCGCAGCAATCCTTGTTGTCTTGTTCAATGAATTTATCGGTTTTGTACAATATGTTTGGTCAGGTGAACGGAGCGAAATTTTTCTTGCTAAGCTTAAAAATGTACACTTCCTCGTTATCTTACTAACGCCAGCTGCCGGCGGGTTAATTGTAGGTCTACTGTTGCAGTTTGTATTGAAAATACACCGCGCTGGAAGTGTAGCTGATGTTATGGAAGCTCGACATGTTTCTGGTCGTAAATTGAGTTTTCGAGAAGGTGTTTGGTCAGCAATTGTAACTGTCATTTCTCTTGGGGCAGGAGCAAGCGCAGGTCGTGAGGGGCCAGTCATTCATCTTGGCGCATCATTTGCGAGTTCACTTGCAAGCAAGATGAAATTGCCAGAAAAATCGAGTAGAACATTGCTGGCTGCGGGAGCTGCATCTGCCGTTTCTGCTAGCTTCAATGCGCCGATTGCTGGCGTATTATTTGCTCATGAGGTCATACTGGGGCACTATTCTGCTCGTTCTTTTGTTCCAATTGTATTGTCTTCGGTATCAGGTACTGTCATTTCCCGACTTTGGTTGGGTGAAGATACGGTATTTTCTATTCCAAGTTATGAAATTATCTCATATTTTGAATTTCCGGCTTTCTTCCTTTTGGGAATGGTTTGTGCGTTTGTTGCTATTATCTTCCAATTTAGTCTGTTCCTCGCGGACTATTCGGCGAAAAAGCTTGACCTTCCGTTGTGGATCAGACCCGTTCTTGGTGGTTTAGCATTAGGGATAATCGGTACTTACTATCCGCAAATATTGGGCATTGGTTATGAGACGACAAATGATGCTCTTTGGACAAGAATTCCCGTTATGCTTATGGTCGTTTTGATCACGCTAAAAATATTTGCATCGGCTCTCACGTATGCCTCCCGATTTGGTGGTGGTGTGTTTTCACCAGCTCTTTATTTAGGTGCGCTTACGGGTGGTGTATTCGGTATTACTGCGGCAGGAATATTGCCAGAGATGGCCTCTGATCCAGGTCTATATGCAATTTTAGGCATGGGGGCGGTGGCTGCAACTGTCATTGGAGCTCCGATTTCGACAACGGTGATCGCGTTTGAATTGACGGGAGGATATACACTTTCTATAGCATTGCTTCTTACAATCGCGGTTTCTCACGGGATAAATCAGGCTATCCATGGTCGCTCCTTTTTCCATTGGCAGCTTGAGTTGCGTGGGTTGGATGTAAGACACGGGCCGTACCGCGCAATGCTGAGGAATCTTTGGGTTTCTGATATCATGATTGAGCTTGATGGATCTGCAAGTGGCCAAGGTGATGATGTTCTTGCTGAGGGCGATGTTTTGGTTTTGAAGCCGACAGATAATTTTGAAACTGCATTGAAATTGTTTGATGAAACAGGTGAGATGCGGTTGCCTGTTGTTGGATCAAATGATCACAGAAAAATCATTGCATGGGCAGAATATACCAACGCGATCGACCTTATTAATCAGTCGCTTATAGATGTTCAGGAAGAAGAACATCAATGA
- a CDS encoding FAD-linked oxidase C-terminal domain-containing protein, translating into MPAASSEQRSEKVSLVIDVLRQQLGEKINTGESVRSQHSHTTTSLPSQLPDAVVFADNPDDITIVVNTCAKYEVPVIPFGIGTSLEGQINAANGGISIDVSGMNKILSVNSEDMDCTVEPGVTREQLNSYLRDTGLFFPIDPGANATIGGMTATRASGTNAVRYGTMRENVISVEAVTADGKKIKTANRARKSSAGYDLTRLFVGSEGTLGVITAITLKLHSAPSSILSGTCVFDDIEAATNTVIMTIQMGIPVARIELMDAVQIRASNIYSDMDNPEKPTLFIELHGEEEDVEKQAEMFAEIAKDFGAQDPQFSSILEERNKLWKARHDAYWAMKSLKPNTDMITTDACVPLSRFSECVVKSQQDLAELNLFGAIIGHAGDGNFHTQVMINPDDDDELVRVREYASRVSKRAIEMDGTCTGEHGIGQGKQKYLDLELGDSVDIMRQIKKALDPKNIMNPGKVFQLNGQTK; encoded by the coding sequence ATGCCTGCGGCAAGTTCCGAGCAACGGTCTGAAAAAGTCTCTCTCGTGATAGATGTATTGCGGCAGCAGTTAGGAGAAAAAATCAACACAGGTGAGAGCGTACGTTCACAGCACTCTCATACAACGACATCTCTCCCTTCCCAACTTCCAGATGCAGTTGTCTTTGCAGATAATCCTGATGACATTACTATAGTTGTTAACACCTGCGCTAAATATGAAGTACCAGTTATACCGTTTGGAATTGGTACATCTCTTGAAGGACAGATAAATGCTGCAAACGGCGGCATCTCAATCGATGTATCCGGCATGAATAAAATCCTTTCAGTTAATTCAGAAGATATGGATTGCACAGTCGAACCCGGGGTAACCCGCGAACAGCTTAACAGTTACTTAAGGGACACAGGCCTTTTCTTTCCCATCGACCCTGGAGCCAACGCAACAATTGGCGGAATGACTGCCACGCGCGCCTCAGGCACAAATGCTGTCAGATACGGTACAATGCGCGAGAATGTAATTTCAGTTGAAGCTGTCACGGCAGATGGAAAGAAGATCAAGACAGCGAATCGCGCTCGCAAATCATCCGCAGGCTATGATTTAACACGGCTTTTCGTTGGTTCCGAAGGCACCTTAGGTGTAATAACAGCCATAACGCTGAAACTACATAGTGCCCCGTCAAGTATATTGAGCGGTACTTGCGTGTTTGACGACATTGAAGCAGCTACAAACACGGTGATCATGACCATCCAAATGGGTATCCCTGTTGCAAGAATAGAGCTTATGGATGCCGTGCAAATTAGAGCTTCAAACATTTATTCTGACATGGATAATCCTGAGAAACCTACGCTCTTTATCGAATTACACGGAGAGGAGGAAGATGTTGAAAAACAAGCAGAAATGTTCGCTGAAATCGCAAAGGATTTTGGCGCACAAGACCCACAATTTTCGTCTATTTTGGAAGAAAGAAACAAACTCTGGAAAGCACGCCATGATGCTTATTGGGCAATGAAAAGCCTTAAACCAAATACTGATATGATTACGACGGATGCATGTGTGCCCTTATCCCGGTTTTCTGAATGTGTTGTAAAGTCTCAACAAGATCTAGCTGAATTGAACCTGTTCGGCGCAATTATTGGACATGCCGGAGATGGAAATTTTCATACTCAAGTCATGATCAATCCTGATGATGATGATGAACTTGTTCGAGTAAGAGAATATGCCTCACGCGTAAGTAAGCGGGCAATTGAGATGGATGGAACTTGCACGGGTGAACATGGCATCGGACAGGGAAAGCAAAAATATTTAGATCTAGAACTTGGAGATAGTGTGGATATTATGCGACAGATTAAAAAAGCACTGGACCCAAAAAATATAATGAACCCGGGTAAGGTTTTTCAATTGAACGGACAAACAAAATGA